DNA from Clostridia bacterium:
TGTCTAAATGCTGCTAACAAACCGGCAGCATTGACCCCATCGTCGTTGGTCAACAGAATTCGAATAGCCTTTGCTTTGGACAACACTATTGATTCCCGCCCTTGATTAGCGAAAATGCCTCCGCCCTAGTTGCTTCACTGGTTTTAAAAGCCCCCCTTACAGCTGAGGTAATGGTCATAGATCCAGGCTTCTTAATACCGCGCATAGTCATGCACATGTGCTCTGCTTCAATCACTACCATGACTCCTAGAGGCTTAAGCACCTCCATGATGGTATCAGCAATCTGGCTGGTCAATCTCTCCTGCATTTGAGGCCGCTTGCAATAACTCTCAACTACGCGAGCTAGCTTGGAAAGACCCGTTACCCTTCCGTTCCTAGGGATATAGGCTACATGAGCCTTCCCATAGAATGGCAGAAAATGGTGCTCGCACATAGAGTAAATGGGAATATCTTTGACTAAGATCATTTCCTGATGATGCTCATTGAAGTGAACCTCAAGGTACTGCTTAGGATCTTCTTCCATTCCCGAGAATATTTCCTGGCACATGCGAGCAACTCGTTCTGGGGTCTGGCGTAACCCCTCTCGATTGGGATCTTCCCCAATAGCTTCTATTATCATTTTAACTGCTTTGGCGATGGACTCTAACTGCATATG
Protein-coding regions in this window:
- the folE gene encoding GTP cyclohydrolase I FolE produces the protein MQLESIAKAVKMIIEAIGEDPNREGLRQTPERVARMCQEIFSGMEEDPKQYLEVHFNEHHQEMILVKDIPIYSMCEHHFLPFYGKAHVAYIPRNGRVTGLSKLARVVESYCKRPQMQERLTSQIADTIMEVLKPLGVMVVIEAEHMCMTMRGIKKPGSMTITSAVRGAFKTSEATRAEAFSLIKGGNQ